The Martelella sp. AD-3 genome includes a region encoding these proteins:
- the atpA gene encoding F0F1 ATP synthase subunit alpha, whose translation MDIRAAEISAILKEQIKNFGDEAEVSEVGQVLSVGDGIARVYGLDNVQAGEMVEFNGGVRGMALNLESDNVGVVIFGSDREIKEGDVVKRTGAIVDVPVGPGLLGRVVDALGNPIDGKGPIASDHRAVVDVKAPGIIPRKSVHEPMSTGLKAIDALIPIGRGQRELVIGDRQTGKTAIILDTFLNQKPIHDNGPDNDKLYCVYVAVGQKRSTVAQFVKTLEERGALEYSVVVAATASDPAPMQYIAPFAGCAIGEYFRDNGMHALIAYDDLSKQAVAYRQMSLLLRRPPGREAYPGDVFYLHSRLLERAAKLSEERGAGSLTALPVIETQGNDVSAFIPTNVISITDGQIFLETDLFYQGIRPAVNVGLSVSRVGSSAQIKAMKQVAGSIKGELAQYREMAAFAQFGSDLDAATQRLLNRGARLTELLKQQQFSPLKTEEQVVVIFAGVNGYLDKLPVSDVSKFEQGLLSYMRGEASDVLDGIRTEKALSDDLKGKLKSAIDAFAKNFSK comes from the coding sequence GGCATTGCCCGCGTCTATGGTCTCGACAATGTCCAGGCCGGCGAGATGGTCGAGTTCAACGGCGGCGTGCGCGGCATGGCGCTCAACCTCGAAAGCGACAATGTCGGTGTCGTTATCTTCGGTTCGGACCGCGAGATCAAGGAAGGCGACGTCGTCAAGCGCACCGGCGCCATCGTTGATGTGCCGGTCGGTCCCGGCCTTCTCGGCCGCGTCGTCGACGCGCTCGGCAACCCGATCGACGGCAAGGGCCCGATTGCTTCGGACCACCGCGCTGTTGTTGACGTCAAGGCCCCCGGCATCATTCCGCGCAAGTCGGTTCACGAGCCGATGTCGACCGGCCTGAAGGCCATCGACGCGCTGATCCCGATCGGCCGCGGCCAGCGCGAGCTTGTCATCGGCGACCGCCAGACCGGCAAGACCGCGATCATTCTCGATACCTTCCTGAACCAGAAGCCGATCCACGACAACGGCCCGGATAACGACAAGCTTTACTGTGTCTATGTCGCCGTCGGCCAGAAGCGTTCGACTGTCGCCCAGTTCGTGAAGACGCTGGAAGAGCGCGGCGCGCTCGAATATTCCGTCGTCGTCGCCGCCACCGCCTCCGATCCGGCCCCGATGCAGTACATCGCGCCGTTCGCCGGCTGCGCCATCGGCGAGTATTTCCGCGACAACGGCATGCATGCGCTCATCGCCTATGACGACCTTTCCAAGCAGGCCGTCGCCTATCGCCAGATGTCGCTGCTGCTGCGCCGCCCGCCGGGCCGCGAAGCCTATCCGGGCGACGTTTTCTACCTGCATTCGCGCCTTCTCGAGCGCGCGGCCAAGCTTTCGGAAGAACGCGGCGCCGGTTCGCTGACGGCCCTGCCGGTCATCGAGACCCAGGGCAACGACGTTTCGGCGTTCATCCCGACCAATGTGATCTCGATCACCGACGGCCAGATCTTCCTTGAAACCGACCTGTTCTACCAGGGCATCCGCCCGGCCGTGAACGTCGGCCTGTCGGTGTCGCGCGTCGGTTCGTCGGCGCAGATCAAGGCGATGAAGCAGGTTGCCGGCTCGATCAAGGGCGAGCTTGCCCAGTATCGCGAAATGGCGGCCTTCGCCCAGTTCGGCTCCGACCTTGATGCCGCGACCCAGCGCCTGCTGAACCGCGGTGCGCGCCTGACCGAGCTTTTGAAGCAGCAGCAGTTCTCGCCGCTGAAGACCGAAGAGCAGGTCGTCGTGATCTTCGCCGGCGTGAACGGCTATCTCGACAAGCTGCCGGTCAGCGACGTCAGCAAGTTCGAGCAGGGTCTTCTGTCCTACATGCGCGGCGAGGCGAGCGACGTTCTCGACGGCATCCGCACGGAAAAGGCGCTGAGTGACGATCTGAAGGGCAAGCTGAAGTCGGCGATCGACGCCTTCGCGAAGAACTTCTCCAAGTAA
- a CDS encoding F0F1 ATP synthase subunit gamma, giving the protein MASLKDLKLRIASVKATQKITKAMQMVAAAKLRRAQEAAENARPYSERMATVMADLTAAVGEGEEVPKLMSGTGKDDVHLLVVCTAERGLCGGFNAQIARHARLAARDLISKGKTVKIFCVGRKGYDALRREFADLIVERKELRDVRKIGFDNAEDVANRVMEMFDEGAFDVCTLFYSEFKSVISQVPTGLQLIPASAPEGAEERSESALYDYEPNAETILSEIVPLNIRVQVFRALLENAAGEMGAKMTAMDNATRNAGEMIDKLTLSYNRQRQEKITTELIEIISGAEAL; this is encoded by the coding sequence ATGGCTTCATTGAAGGATCTGAAGCTTCGCATTGCCTCGGTGAAGGCGACGCAGAAGATCACCAAGGCGATGCAGATGGTCGCCGCGGCGAAGCTGCGTCGCGCGCAGGAGGCCGCCGAGAATGCGCGGCCCTACTCCGAACGCATGGCAACCGTCATGGCCGACCTGACGGCGGCCGTCGGCGAGGGCGAGGAAGTGCCGAAGCTGATGAGCGGCACCGGCAAGGATGATGTTCATCTTCTGGTGGTCTGCACGGCCGAGCGCGGCCTTTGCGGCGGCTTCAACGCGCAGATCGCGCGCCATGCGCGCCTTGCTGCGCGTGACCTGATTTCCAAGGGCAAGACCGTCAAGATCTTCTGCGTCGGCCGCAAGGGCTATGATGCGCTGCGCCGCGAATTCGCCGACCTGATCGTTGAGCGGAAAGAGTTGCGCGATGTCCGCAAGATCGGCTTCGACAATGCCGAGGACGTTGCCAACCGCGTTATGGAGATGTTCGACGAGGGCGCTTTCGACGTTTGCACCCTGTTTTATTCCGAATTCAAATCGGTGATCTCGCAGGTGCCGACCGGCCTTCAGCTTATTCCGGCTTCGGCGCCGGAAGGCGCGGAAGAACGCTCTGAGTCCGCGCTTTACGATTACGAGCCGAATGCGGAAACCATCCTGTCCGAGATCGTGCCGCTCAACATCCGCGTCCAGGTTTTCCGCGCCCTGCTGGAAAATGCCGCCGGCGAGATGGGCGCGAAGATGACCGCGATGGACAATGCGACGCGCAATGCCGGTGAGATGATCGACAAGCTGACGCTTTCCTACAACCGTCAGCGTCAGGAAAAGATCACCACGGAACTGATTGAAATTATTTCCGGCGCGGAAGCGCTGTAA
- the atpD gene encoding F0F1 ATP synthase subunit beta, which produces MAEASTGRVTQIIGAVVDVAFDGELPPIMNALETDNHGNRLVLEVAQHLGENEVRTIAMDATEGLVRGQEVKNTGSPIQVPVGVETLGRIMNVIGEPVDEVGPIKTKEKRAIHQEAPPYVDQSTEAEILVTGIKVVDLLAPYAKGGKIGLFGGAGVGKTVLIQELINNIAKAHGGYSVFAGVGERTREGNDLYHEMIESNVNVDPAENNGSAEGSKCALVYGQMNEPPGARARVALSGLTIAESFRDEGQDVLFFVDNIFRFTQAGSEISALLGRIPSAVGYQPTLATDMGALQERITTTTKGSITSVQAIYVPADDLTDPAPATSFAHLDATTTLSRSIAEKGIYPAVDPLDSTSRMLDPMIVGEEHYQVARAVQSTLQRYKSLQDIIAILGMDELSEEDKLTVARARKIERFLSQPFHVAEVFTGAPGILVSLEDTIRSFKGLVEGEYDHLPEAAFYMVGTIDDAVAKAKKLAEAA; this is translated from the coding sequence ATGGCTGAGGCCTCTACCGGTAGAGTGACGCAGATTATCGGCGCCGTTGTGGACGTCGCCTTTGACGGCGAACTGCCCCCCATCATGAATGCGCTTGAAACCGACAACCACGGCAACCGGCTCGTTCTCGAGGTGGCCCAGCACCTCGGCGAAAATGAAGTCCGCACCATCGCCATGGACGCGACCGAGGGTCTCGTTCGCGGCCAGGAAGTCAAGAATACCGGATCCCCGATCCAGGTGCCGGTCGGCGTCGAAACGCTCGGTCGCATCATGAACGTTATCGGCGAGCCGGTGGATGAAGTCGGCCCGATCAAGACCAAGGAAAAGCGCGCCATCCACCAGGAAGCTCCGCCCTATGTCGACCAGTCGACCGAAGCGGAAATCCTCGTGACCGGCATCAAGGTCGTCGATCTTCTGGCGCCTTACGCCAAGGGCGGCAAGATCGGCCTGTTCGGCGGCGCCGGCGTTGGCAAGACGGTTCTCATTCAGGAACTGATCAACAACATCGCCAAGGCGCATGGCGGCTATTCCGTCTTCGCCGGCGTTGGCGAGCGCACGCGTGAAGGCAACGACCTTTACCACGAAATGATCGAATCCAACGTGAACGTCGATCCGGCAGAGAACAACGGTTCGGCCGAGGGTTCGAAATGCGCCCTGGTCTACGGCCAGATGAACGAGCCGCCCGGCGCGCGTGCCCGCGTTGCGCTTTCCGGTCTGACGATTGCCGAATCCTTCCGTGACGAAGGTCAGGACGTTCTGTTCTTCGTGGACAACATCTTCCGCTTCACCCAGGCCGGTTCGGAAATCTCGGCGCTTCTCGGTCGTATTCCTTCGGCCGTGGGCTATCAGCCGACGCTGGCGACCGACATGGGCGCCCTGCAGGAGCGGATTACCACCACGACCAAGGGTTCGATCACCTCTGTTCAGGCCATCTACGTTCCGGCCGATGACCTGACCGACCCGGCGCCGGCCACCTCCTTCGCGCATCTGGACGCGACGACCACGCTGTCGCGCTCGATTGCGGAAAAGGGTATCTACCCGGCCGTCGACCCGCTCGATTCGACCTCGCGCATGCTCGACCCGATGATCGTCGGCGAGGAGCACTACCAGGTGGCCCGCGCGGTCCAGTCGACGCTGCAGCGCTACAAGTCGCTTCAGGACATCATCGCCATCCTCGGCATGGACGAGCTTTCCGAAGAGGACAAGCTCACGGTTGCCCGCGCCCGCAAGATCGAGCGCTTCCTGTCGCAGCCCTTCCACGTCGCCGAGGTCTTCACCGGCGCGCCGGGCATCCTGGTGTCGCTGGAAGACACGATCCGTTCGTTCAAGGGTCTGGTCGAGGGCGAGTACGACCACCTGCCGGAAGCCGCCTTCTACATGGTCGGCACCATCGACGACGCTGTCGCCAAGGCCAAGAAACTCGCCGAGGCGGCCTGA
- a CDS encoding F0F1 ATP synthase subunit epsilon has product MADTMIFELVTPEKLLASAETDAVVIPAAEGEMTVMPDHAPTMTTVRPGMVKFKNHDGKEFQFLVFHGFADIQGNACTLLAETAVPIGEASDAIEHRIKALRKELDDASHREHKSAIEQMMNELTHLNETVFPG; this is encoded by the coding sequence ATGGCTGACACGATGATTTTCGAGCTGGTGACCCCTGAAAAGCTGCTGGCCTCCGCCGAAACGGATGCCGTCGTCATTCCCGCCGCGGAAGGCGAGATGACGGTGATGCCGGATCACGCGCCGACCATGACGACGGTTCGTCCCGGCATGGTGAAGTTCAAGAATCACGACGGCAAGGAATTCCAGTTCCTGGTCTTCCACGGCTTCGCCGATATCCAGGGCAATGCCTGCACGCTTCTGGCCGAAACAGCCGTGCCGATCGGCGAGGCGTCGGATGCCATCGAGCATCGCATCAAGGCGCTCCGCAAGGAACTCGACGATGCAAGCCATCGCGAGCACAAGAGCGCCATCGAGCAGATGATGAACGAGTTGACGCATCTGAACGAGACGGTCTTCCCGGGCTGA
- a CDS encoding WD40 repeat domain-containing protein has protein sequence MPSVAPVDIDDHVIAAAFLGGIPFFATAGGRIHRLDDGEKVTEAHDGLLTCVRDPFSQTLITGGEDGRVLRLAKDGSFEELASVPRKWISVVAGGPHGAVAYAVGKETRVIASGASHLFPEERSVEAVTFAPKGLRIAAARYNGASLHWVAGSAPPVDLEWKGAHVGITFSPDGRFLVTAMQENALHGWKLDGKLSAEARHMRMSGYPAKVKSWSWSPKGKWLATSGAPAAIVWPFSGKDGPMGKAPLELGTRANILVTQVAFHPSEEMLAIGFIDGMIMAVRLSDQKEALLRRQGKGAITALSWDEAGERLAFASEAGDCGIVTISA, from the coding sequence ATGCCGAGCGTTGCGCCCGTCGACATCGACGACCACGTCATCGCCGCCGCCTTTCTCGGCGGAATTCCGTTCTTTGCCACGGCCGGAGGCCGGATCCACCGGCTCGACGACGGCGAGAAGGTGACGGAGGCCCATGACGGCCTCCTCACCTGCGTGCGCGATCCCTTCAGCCAGACGCTGATCACCGGCGGCGAGGATGGCCGCGTGCTCCGCCTTGCAAAAGACGGCTCCTTCGAGGAACTGGCAAGCGTGCCGCGCAAGTGGATTTCCGTCGTCGCCGGCGGCCCGCACGGGGCCGTCGCCTATGCCGTGGGCAAGGAGACGCGGGTGATTGCCAGCGGCGCGTCGCATCTCTTTCCCGAGGAGCGCAGCGTCGAGGCGGTCACGTTCGCTCCCAAGGGCCTCAGGATCGCGGCCGCACGTTATAACGGCGCCTCGCTGCACTGGGTTGCAGGCTCCGCCCCGCCGGTCGATCTGGAATGGAAGGGCGCCCATGTCGGCATCACCTTCTCGCCCGACGGGCGCTTTCTGGTCACCGCCATGCAGGAAAATGCGCTGCATGGATGGAAGCTGGACGGGAAGCTGTCGGCGGAAGCGCGCCACATGCGCATGAGCGGCTATCCGGCCAAGGTGAAATCCTGGTCCTGGTCGCCGAAAGGCAAGTGGCTGGCAACCTCCGGCGCGCCGGCCGCCATTGTCTGGCCGTTTTCCGGAAAGGACGGGCCGATGGGCAAGGCGCCGCTCGAACTTGGCACCCGCGCCAATATCCTGGTCACCCAGGTTGCCTTTCATCCTTCGGAAGAAATGCTCGCCATCGGCTTCATCGACGGCATGATCATGGCCGTGCGCCTTTCCGACCAGAAGGAAGCGCTCCTGCGCCGCCAGGGCAAGGGGGCGATCACGGCGCTCTCCTGGGACGAAGCGGGCGAGCGCCTGGCCTTTGCCTCAGAAGCCGGGGATTGCGGTATCGTCACGATTTCGGCATAG
- a CDS encoding GTP-binding protein gives MTDTQAAPPIPVTVLTGYLGSGKTTLLNRILSENHGKQYAVIVNEFGEIGIDNDLIVESDEEIYEMNNGCVCCTVRGDLIRVVEGLMRRPRFDGIIVETTGLADPVPVAQTFFMDDDVRAKTALDAVITLVDAKHLPLRLKDSREAEDQIAFADIVLLNKTDLVSAEELADVEGLVRAINPAARIFRTERSGIELERILNQNAFDLKHVLEDDPHFLDHDHDDHVCGPDCDHDHHHHDHDHDHEHHHHGLSDHHDVTVQSVSLRGGELDPNRFFPWIQSVTQNQGPNILRLKGILAFNKDDDRYVVQGVHMIIEGDHQRPWKDGEARESRLVFIGRDLDREKLEKSFRACEVRS, from the coding sequence ATGACTGACACGCAAGCAGCTCCGCCCATTCCGGTGACCGTGCTGACGGGCTACCTGGGCTCGGGCAAGACCACCCTGCTCAACCGGATTCTCTCGGAAAATCATGGCAAGCAATACGCGGTCATCGTCAACGAATTCGGCGAGATCGGCATTGACAATGACCTGATCGTGGAATCCGACGAGGAGATCTATGAAATGAACAATGGCTGCGTGTGCTGCACGGTGCGCGGCGACCTGATCCGGGTCGTCGAGGGCCTGATGCGGCGCCCGCGTTTCGACGGCATCATCGTCGAGACCACAGGCCTTGCCGATCCGGTTCCCGTCGCCCAGACCTTCTTCATGGACGACGACGTCCGGGCCAAGACGGCGCTCGATGCCGTCATCACCCTGGTCGACGCCAAGCACCTGCCGCTGCGCCTGAAGGACAGCCGCGAGGCCGAGGACCAGATCGCATTCGCCGATATCGTGCTCCTGAACAAGACCGACCTGGTCAGCGCGGAGGAACTGGCCGATGTCGAAGGCCTGGTGCGCGCCATCAATCCGGCCGCCAGGATCTTCAGGACGGAGCGATCGGGGATCGAACTCGAACGCATCCTCAACCAGAACGCGTTCGATCTGAAACATGTTCTGGAGGACGACCCGCACTTCCTCGACCACGATCATGACGACCATGTCTGCGGTCCCGATTGCGACCACGACCATCATCACCACGATCATGATCATGATCACGAGCACCACCACCACGGGCTGTCCGACCATCACGACGTGACGGTGCAGTCGGTGTCATTGCGCGGTGGCGAACTCGACCCGAACCGGTTCTTCCCATGGATCCAGTCCGTCACCCAGAACCAGGGGCCGAACATCCTCCGCCTGAAGGGCATCCTAGCCTTCAACAAGGACGACGATCGCTATGTGGTCCAGGGCGTGCACATGATCATCGAAGGCGATCACCAGCGCCCCTGGAAGGATGGCGAAGCGCGCGAAAGCCGGCTCGTCTTCATCGGACGCGACCTTGACCGCGAAAAGCTCGAGAAGAGCTTCCGGGCATGCGAGGTCCGCAGCTGA
- a CDS encoding LacI family DNA-binding transcriptional regulator, which translates to MAQKVKLSTIAESLGISTATVSLALRDSPLVATATRERIKEQARALGYIYNRRAASLRTSRSGIIGVVVHDIMNPFYGEILKAIESELDRNQHTFILSNHYDSVEKQRNFIETLLQLGGDGVIMSPAIGTPPADVQLAEDNGMPAIFVARTMEELDLPTYRGDDSYGIALATNHLIGLGHRCIAMIGGTDQTSTGRDRYAGYVNALKKANIPVDPGLRIPGPRTKQGGFEAAVHFLSLPQKPTAAVCWNDLVAIGLMNGISRAGLTPGADISVTGYDDLEEASISTPSLTTVWNGQAEVGRLAARALLDRLAGSNAPNGMHLIKPEMRIRQSTGPYRETAESYLAL; encoded by the coding sequence GTGGCCCAGAAAGTCAAACTTTCCACAATCGCCGAATCTCTGGGGATATCGACGGCCACCGTATCGCTGGCGCTCCGCGACAGCCCGCTTGTCGCCACCGCCACGCGCGAGCGGATCAAGGAACAGGCGCGTGCACTCGGCTATATCTACAATCGCCGGGCCGCCAGCCTCAGGACATCGCGCTCCGGCATTATCGGCGTCGTCGTTCATGACATCATGAACCCGTTCTACGGCGAAATCCTCAAGGCCATCGAGAGCGAGCTGGACCGCAACCAGCACACCTTCATTCTCTCCAACCATTACGACTCGGTCGAAAAGCAGCGCAATTTCATCGAGACGCTGCTGCAGCTCGGCGGCGACGGCGTGATCATGTCGCCGGCCATCGGCACGCCGCCGGCCGATGTGCAACTGGCCGAGGACAACGGCATGCCGGCCATTTTCGTCGCTCGCACCATGGAGGAGCTGGACCTGCCGACCTATCGCGGCGATGACAGCTACGGCATCGCGCTTGCCACCAATCACCTGATCGGGCTCGGCCACCGCTGCATCGCCATGATCGGCGGCACGGACCAGACCTCGACCGGGCGCGACCGCTATGCAGGCTATGTCAATGCGCTGAAGAAAGCCAATATCCCGGTCGATCCGGGCCTGCGCATTCCGGGCCCGCGCACCAAGCAGGGCGGTTTCGAGGCCGCGGTGCATTTTCTGTCGTTGCCGCAAAAGCCGACGGCGGCGGTCTGCTGGAACGATCTGGTGGCGATCGGCCTGATGAACGGCATTTCGCGCGCGGGGCTGACGCCGGGCGCCGATATTTCCGTCACCGGCTATGACGATCTCGAAGAGGCCTCGATCTCGACGCCGTCGCTTACCACCGTCTGGAACGGCCAGGCCGAGGTAGGCAGGCTGGCGGCGCGGGCGCTGCTCGACAGGCTTGCCGGCTCGAACGCGCCGAACGGCATGCATCTCATCAAGCCGGAAATGCGCATCCGCCAGTCGACGGGCCCCTACCGCGAAACCGCCGAGAGCTATCTTGCGCTTTGA
- a CDS encoding 2-hydroxyacid dehydrogenase — translation MPKPTVMLSQSLNPFVQSVLKDDYELVSMPEAGPGALGAKVDDIRAVVAFGGFSAEQMDALPNLEIIACPGVGYDGIDTTHAAERGIVVTHTPNVLNDEVADTAVALLLNAVRRLYAAERFLREGRWESEGNFPLSPFSVKGRKVGLYGLGRIGLEIASRLEPFKVEISYHTRSPKKGVDYAYHPTLASLAEAVDTLICIVPKTPETHKAVNAEILSALGPDGILVNVGRGWSVDEDALIAALEAGTLGGAGLDVFYDEPHVPEALRGFDNVSLLPHVASASVPTRKGMGQLVADNLKGWFAEGRPVTPVPETPVPPKA, via the coding sequence ATGCCCAAACCAACCGTCATGCTTTCACAAAGCCTCAACCCCTTTGTCCAGAGCGTTTTGAAGGACGATTATGAACTGGTGAGCATGCCCGAGGCCGGTCCCGGCGCGCTTGGCGCGAAGGTTGACGACATCAGGGCCGTGGTGGCCTTTGGCGGCTTTTCCGCCGAGCAGATGGATGCGCTGCCCAATCTCGAGATCATCGCCTGCCCGGGCGTGGGCTATGACGGCATCGACACGACCCATGCCGCAGAACGCGGAATCGTCGTCACCCATACGCCGAATGTCCTGAATGACGAGGTTGCCGACACCGCTGTGGCGCTTCTTCTGAATGCCGTCCGGCGTCTCTATGCGGCAGAACGGTTCTTGCGCGAGGGCCGCTGGGAGAGCGAGGGCAATTTCCCGCTCTCGCCCTTTTCGGTGAAGGGGCGCAAGGTCGGGCTCTATGGTCTCGGCCGGATCGGGCTCGAGATCGCAAGCCGGCTGGAGCCGTTCAAGGTCGAGATTTCCTATCACACCCGCAGCCCGAAAAAGGGCGTCGACTATGCCTATCATCCGACGCTGGCCTCGCTTGCGGAAGCCGTCGATACGCTGATCTGCATCGTTCCGAAGACGCCGGAGACGCACAAAGCGGTCAATGCCGAAATCCTGTCGGCGCTCGGCCCCGATGGCATTCTGGTCAATGTCGGGCGCGGCTGGAGCGTCGACGAGGACGCGCTGATCGCCGCCCTTGAGGCCGGCACGCTCGGCGGCGCGGGCCTCGATGTCTTTTATGATGAGCCGCATGTGCCCGAGGCGCTTCGGGGGTTCGACAATGTCAGCCTGCTGCCGCATGTGGCTTCCGCTTCTGTGCCGACCAGAAAGGGAATGGGCCAACTTGTCGCCGACAATCTGAAGGGCTGGTTTGCCGAAGGGCGGCCGGTCACGCCCGTGCCCGAGACGCCGGTTCCGCCGAAAGCCTGA
- a CDS encoding MarR family winged helix-turn-helix transcriptional regulator: MTFSKDDSAGYLANHMARLFERGLAARIRPLGLTTGTFPALLELWDHDGLTQKELVERLDIEQATMANTLSRMERDGLIRRERDLEDGRVQRIRLTERARALRAPAVAAATAENEDALSGLSAEEGAQFVGLMRKVIETRRQRS, encoded by the coding sequence ATGACCTTTTCAAAAGACGATTCCGCCGGCTATCTCGCCAACCATATGGCGCGCCTTTTCGAGCGCGGGCTTGCGGCCCGCATCCGGCCGCTCGGACTGACCACGGGCACCTTTCCCGCTCTTCTGGAACTTTGGGACCATGACGGGCTGACGCAGAAAGAACTGGTGGAGCGGCTGGATATCGAACAGGCGACGATGGCCAACACGCTTTCGCGCATGGAGCGTGACGGATTGATCAGGCGGGAAAGGGACCTTGAGGACGGCCGCGTTCAGCGCATAAGGCTGACGGAACGCGCCCGCGCCCTGCGCGCGCCAGCCGTCGCCGCAGCCACGGCCGAGAACGAAGACGCCCTCTCCGGCCTTTCGGCGGAAGAGGGCGCGCAATTTGTCGGCCTTATGCGGAAGGTCATCGAAACCAGAAGGCAGCGGTCCTGA
- a CDS encoding gamma-glutamyl-gamma-aminobutyrate hydrolase family protein gives MPKPIVAVPADTCFFRETTWHAAQQQYVGAALDVAGAMSFIIPALGEAQEIDAMLDRVDGVMITGSRSNVAPALYGRTEEERDGPFDPGRDATTLPMIRRAIERGMPLLCICRGIQELNVALGGTLVSEVHELEGRIDHRQPPEGDRDALFIIRQPVHVKEGTCLADILGPGEIKVNSLHRQAIGDVAPGLAVEAIAPDGTVEAVSVIGARNFAVGVQWHPEYWAKTDETSRRLFAAFGDAVRAYATAAGRT, from the coding sequence ATGCCGAAACCGATCGTCGCCGTTCCTGCCGATACCTGTTTTTTCCGGGAGACCACCTGGCATGCAGCGCAGCAGCAATATGTCGGCGCGGCGCTGGACGTCGCCGGCGCGATGAGCTTCATCATTCCCGCGCTTGGCGAAGCGCAGGAGATCGACGCCATGCTCGACCGGGTCGACGGGGTGATGATCACCGGTTCGCGCTCCAATGTCGCGCCGGCGCTCTATGGCAGGACCGAGGAGGAGCGCGACGGCCCCTTCGACCCCGGCCGGGATGCCACGACGCTCCCGATGATCCGACGCGCGATCGAACGCGGCATGCCGCTTCTGTGCATCTGCCGCGGCATCCAGGAGCTCAATGTCGCCCTTGGCGGCACGCTGGTGAGCGAGGTGCACGAGCTTGAAGGGCGCATCGACCACCGTCAGCCGCCCGAAGGCGACCGCGACGCCCTCTTCATCATCCGCCAGCCGGTGCATGTGAAGGAAGGCACCTGCCTTGCCGATATTCTCGGCCCCGGCGAGATCAAGGTCAATTCTCTGCACCGGCAGGCAATCGGCGACGTCGCGCCCGGGCTTGCGGTCGAGGCCATTGCGCCCGACGGCACGGTGGAGGCCGTCTCGGTCATCGGCGCGAGGAATTTCGCCGTCGGCGTCCAGTGGCATCCGGAATACTGGGCGAAGACAGACGAAACGTCGCGCAGGCTGTTTGCGGCTTTCGGCGATGCCGTTCGGGCCTATGCCACCGCCGCCGGCCGGACCTGA
- a CDS encoding TRAP transporter substrate-binding protein — protein MDRRSFIKKVGAGGVGAAAATALAAPAIAQENPKVTWRLTSSFPKSLDTIYGGAEDIANHVSAATGGNFEIQCYAAGEIVPGLQALDAVQSGTVEAAHTCSYYFWGKDPTFAIGTAIPFGLNQRLSNAWFYEGNGNTLMNEFYDGYGVYGLPAGNTGAQMGGWFRKEVNTVDDLKGLKMRIAGLAGRVMEKVGVVPQQIAGGDIYPALEKGTIDAAEFVGPYDDQKLGFYKVAKYYYYPGWWEGGPVIHGFFNKAKYQELPKHYQAALDDACAFANTNMMAKYDVKNPVAIRELIGDGAVMKGYSTEIMQACYNAAMEVYAELGAENPTFKKIYNDQTEYKNAAYGWLKTCEFRYDQFMMALQNAGQIKPLA, from the coding sequence ATGGACCGTCGTTCGTTTATCAAAAAGGTCGGCGCCGGTGGCGTTGGCGCCGCTGCGGCAACCGCGCTTGCCGCGCCTGCGATCGCGCAGGAAAACCCGAAAGTGACCTGGCGTCTGACCTCGTCCTTTCCGAAGTCGCTCGACACGATCTATGGCGGCGCAGAAGACATCGCCAATCATGTTTCGGCCGCCACCGGCGGCAATTTCGAGATCCAGTGCTATGCTGCCGGTGAAATCGTTCCCGGCCTGCAGGCGCTTGATGCGGTGCAGAGCGGCACGGTCGAGGCGGCCCATACCTGCTCCTATTATTTCTGGGGCAAGGACCCGACCTTTGCCATCGGCACGGCCATTCCCTTCGGCCTGAACCAACGGCTCTCCAATGCCTGGTTCTACGAGGGCAATGGCAACACGCTGATGAACGAGTTCTATGACGGTTACGGCGTATACGGCCTGCCGGCGGGCAATACCGGGGCCCAGATGGGCGGCTGGTTCCGCAAGGAAGTGAACACCGTCGACGACCTGAAGGGCCTGAAGATGCGCATCGCCGGTCTTGCCGGCCGGGTCATGGAGAAGGTCGGCGTCGTGCCGCAGCAGATCGCCGGCGGCGATATCTATCCGGCTCTCGAAAAGGGCACGATCGATGCCGCCGAGTTCGTCGGCCCCTATGACGACCAGAAGCTCGGCTTCTACAAGGTCGCCAAATACTACTACTATCCCGGCTGGTGGGAAGGCGGCCCGGTCATCCACGGCTTCTTCAACAAGGCGAAATACCAGGAGCTGCCGAAGCACTACCAGGCGGCGCTCGATGACGCCTGCGCCTTCGCCAACACCAACATGATGGCGAAATACGACGTCAAGAACCCGGTCGCGATCCGCGAACTGATCGGTGACGGCGCGGTCATGAAGGGCTACAGCACGGAGATCATGCAGGCCTGCTACAACGCGGCCATGGAAGTCTATGCCGAGCTCGGCGCGGAGAACCCGACCTTCAAGAAGATCTACAACGACCAGACCGAGTACAAGAACGCCGCCTATGGCTGGCTGAAGACCTGCGAGTTCCGTTATGACCAGTTCATGATGGCCCTGCAGAACGCCGGCCAGATCAAGCCGCTCGCCTGA